In Cotesia glomerata isolate CgM1 linkage group LG1, MPM_Cglom_v2.3, whole genome shotgun sequence, one genomic interval encodes:
- the LOC123275245 gene encoding uncharacterized protein LOC123275245 encodes MLEGCNFPKFAKNTDWVVESQPIYKNLLNKLVCNNPKESCFSRMCNSCPNNEEIADYFRVSFKESDVNEIQYKMWTSTDRCTIVNVTSDSEDFIETLVTQLDKLLKHDFIAKTQSQFFSDTKLNLKSGEFAVVFDFAENYAFVVQEAAQGFHWNNDQATIFPMVIYYNENDTIKHLSFVGISDCLKHDTVLIYLFQEQLIAFLKKKFAVINTIFYFSDGAPQKFKNKKAFTNLCYHYADFEINAEWHFFATAYGKTPCDGLRVH; translated from the exons atgttagaaG gatgtaattttccaaaatttgcgaAAAACACCGATTGGGTTGTAGAATCTCAgccaatttacaaaaatttattaaataaattagtttgtaACAATCCAAAAGAATCGTGCTTTTCCAGAATGTGCAATAGTTGTccaaataatgaagaaatcgCTGATTATTTTCGTGTGTCGTTTAAAGAATCTGATGTTAATGAAATCCAATATAAAATGTGGACATCAACAGACCGTTGTACTATTGTGAATGTTACTTCAGATTCCGAAGACTTCATCGAAACTTTAGTGACGCAACTTGATAAGCTTTTGAAACATGATTTTATTGCGAAAACacaaagtcaatttttttctgatacaaaactaaatttaaagagCGGGGAATTCGCCGTAGTATTTGACTTTGCGGAAAATTATGCATTTGTTGTGCAGGAAGCAGCTCAAGGCTTTCATTGGAATAATGATCAAGCTACTATATTTCCAATGGTGATTTATTATAACGAAAATGATACTATTAAGCATTTGAGCTTTGTTGGTATTTCAGATTGTCTTAAGCACGAcacagttttaatttatttatttcaagagcAATTGATTGCCTTTCTTAAAAAGAAGTTTGCTGTTATCAATACGATTTTTTACTTCTCTGATGGAGCTccacaaaaattcaaaaacaagAAAGCATTTACAAACTTATGTTATCATTATGCTGACTTCGAAATCAACGCtgagtggcatttttttgcaaCTGCCTATGGCAAAACACCATGCGATGGTTTGCGGGTTCATTAA